Sequence from the Epinephelus moara isolate mb chromosome 19, YSFRI_EMoa_1.0, whole genome shotgun sequence genome:
cagtgtgggaggaagctggattacctggagaacatgcaaactccacacagaagggcctccccaccctgggttacaaatacaaatatctTACAAATATTGCCAAACTTAGGGACCTGATGTCAAAAGCAGACCTGAAAGCATTCATTCATGCTTTTGTTCCCACCAGAGTTGACTACTGCAGTGGTCTTTTGAATAAGTCTTCccaaaaatgcaattaaaaagCTTCAACCTTTTCACAATGCAGCAGCATGAGGTCAGACCACGTCACCCTGATTCGTGcgtcactgcactggcttcctgtgagcCACAGAACTGAATATCAGGCTGTGCTGCTTGTTTATGAATCAATACATGGAGTGTGACAAAAATACATCACAGATATGTTCACACTCCTGCCAGTCCTTTCAGGTCAAGTAGGAGTGGGCTTTCAGTAGTGCTCAGTGCCAGGGCTGAACTTGATGTGTGTCAGTATAACATTCAGTGTCAGTTTCAATGTCTCATTAAAACCAAGTGTACAGTTTCtattgaaggtccagtgtgtaggatttaggggcatctaacggcagaaattaaatataatattcatcattatgtttttgtttattttcagctgataataAGAACTCTTTTTCCATTATCTTATTAGGAGCCATTCCTATGAACagggagtccaccatgttgttctacattAGGCTTGAGCAGATCAACCAAACACTGGATCTAGATACATgcaatctgcagcctcaccgctagatgccacctATTCttacacgctggacctttaagctaAGGAGTACAGTGACGCTTGATGTAGCTTTGACAGAACTAATATTGAATGTTGAGTCAGTATGCTCCATGCTAGCACGCATAGAAAATATGCTATACAGCTATTACGATTTTAATACAATGCCACTAGTAGCTCTATAGCTCGTTTGTCAGTCCACAAAAATTTTGCCACCCTTTGGCGACATCGGTTTTTGTCCTAGGAGGCTAAAATTTGGCATGGAGGTCAAGTGTGTTTGTAcgaaggtgtgtgtttgttttcgtACAGAGTTGGGCGGCATGAACACAGCAAAAAGGTGCAAAACTTCCAAATAGATTCACAGTTGTACAAGATTTTGTGAATAGAGGGGTCATGGCCAAAGGACAGATGATTAACTGTTTATACAAatggggagtgtgtgtgtgtaagcatgaCTGTGTGGGTGTATTCATGTCTGTTGTCGCAGCTATTGCAAATTTAGGCCCTCTTGAATGAAGACATTCATTTTGGTTGTTACATAATATATGTGTTTTTACTGCAATATGTAATAAATTACTACTATTGATTTAAAAGTGAATTATATTTAGAAATCCTCCCTCTACTGTAACATACATGTAAGAGACCACACCCAAAAACTCTGTAACCTGTCGAGGTGTTGACGTCCTTCTTTCTCGTACATGCTGTAACTGAATTCACTGTTTTTAATGCCTGTCACTTAGTCATCCAGTTGAACAGGATCTTGTGACGTCATGGAGTTGTCTAACTGGGAGCACTGCAGCGTCCTCCACCCTTCTGATAGAGCCTCAGAGTAAAATCAGTGTATCAGCAGAACAACAGGACTTCTCAGTGAGTACAGTGGTCATGATTTTATTGAAGTGCCAAAGCTACAATGCCTGTGCTAAGATCCATTAAAGGACCATAATGTGAATCTAACATCAGTGATACTGTCATGACTTTTCGGTCCTTATTAGTGTACCTAACGAGGAATTCATCATTGTTTACTATTTCAACATCTGATAAAAAGTAATTGCACAAAGAACACTGATTTACATAAATAAGGTGTTTTAGAAAGTGACTCATCAGGTTAATTGTTCTGGTGGCAGGCGACTGATATGTTTTGTTCATTTGCTTTACAATCTAGTTTGTTTCAATAAATAAGGAATAAGAAATAAGGTAAGGTGTAAGGAACAGAAACGCCCAGTTAAGGAAATTAATTTTAGGCAACATTATCAAGAGGGTGGGAAAACAAGTGGTCATAATCCATAAACGGCTTTAAATCTATCCCAGCAGTGGTGTCAAAAGTTATTGGTCCTCCAGCCACGGTCCAGCCACAGATGTCTTACTCAGTCCATCCTCACTGCTTGTGTGTTCCCGCTGGACCCTGGCAGCCTCATATCAGGACATCGTCATCATCAAAGGCTTTTCCTCCTCTCGTTCGTTCAACAGATTTGAGAGCATGAAGGACGAGAAGAACCAAAACTCCACGGCGAAGCTGAGCTCAAACAGCTCCAGGTTGACGGAGAGCATCCACTCAAATATAGCCGACAAGTGAACGTAATAGTACTCAGTCTGGGCAAATAAGACAACATCTGAAAGGTTAAAGTTAAGGATATATAGAGCAGTGAGTGGCAGTCTTGTAAGATTATTATCTATTATTCTCACCTATATTCTGACAGAGGACAGTGTAGAAAAAAGATCCCAAGGCCAGAATCGAACCCCCAAACTTGAACGTGTGTATCACCAACTAGTGTCAACACGTCTTTGAGCTTAAACCCTAAACTGCTTCAGTAGAGGACTCAtgttgtgtcactctgcagcctTCAGACATACATAATGTGAAGCAGATTGTTGCAGAAACAATGGTTAAGACTGATGCagctaaaaatgtcattaatgcATTTCTACTTCTGTCATGTTGTGGCCTGTCCCACTTTGTAAACAGAGCAGCAGGCCGGATCCAAATATGGCACAAAGGAAACATGGTGCTCCAGAGCAGCTGGAGAGTGTAACTTAGGCGTCACTGCGTAAGTGAACTGCTGAAATATCCTGTTTCAAGTGACACTATAGGAACCCTACCATGTTTGCTAACATCCAGCCTGCTTTTACCAGCCACACCTATGGTCATAGGCTTTGCTGAATACCCACCCCACAAACAGACAGTCAATTCAGCCCCAAGATTTACGAAAGGATACGGCAGATGGTGACGATGGATTGAACCACACAGGAGGTGATGCGCAACGGGTAGAGAACCTTCTCGTATCCTGACAGCACACACTTCTTGGTCAGCGCAGTGAGCAGGACAGAGTAGAAGCAGATGCAAATGAAACTGATGACAGCTCCGAAGTAGTGAGGGAGTGCTAGGTAACCTGGCTGTGGAGGACAGACAGTAGTTTGTTAATAGATGAATAAACAGCTGGAATCAGGGCAGATGTTGATGTAAACATTTAACAGAAGTGTGTGCCAAACTATTAACTCACTAAAACCCCCTCTTGCAGCTCGGGGTGCAACTAAGTAACTGTGTCACCTGAGAAATGgtcatttttaatatcatacaCCGATGagtgtagctacatgctaacatcagggaaacatataaacttggttgctgatgttcatttctccccagtttcggatcatattcccgctggaacatgtccagttgtaaAGATTTTGGTTCAGAAGCTTTAAtttgtgatttttcatggtTCATTCATCTTCTGCTTATCGAGCTGGTGGTtgcaggggtgctggagcctatcccagctgatactgggtgagaggcagggtacaccctggacaggtcaccagactatcacagggctgacacatagagacagactaccacttttatttttcatggtaATAATTGCCAAAAAAAATGAGCACCAGTCTCTTTAAGCCCTCCTCCTACAAAAGCTGggtttgctctgattggtcagcattttcAGGTTTTCTGCTTTTGCgatttttcatggtaatttCAGTAAAACAGAAAACCCCGcaaacgctgaccaatcagagcaaactgGGCTTTTGGAGGAagacttaaagagacaggtgcatAGGGTAAATACAGGTgctccagcacagacagacacaaaataaaatgcttttgaacattaaaacagGTAAATATGTTCTAGTAAAACCCAGaatacaaatatgaacctgaaaatgagcatgatGGATCCTCTCTAAAAACTGTACAGAAGGTGTTTAAGTTTGTGTCAgctttgcttttgcttttaatcATTACAGAGGACATAAAGCAAACAGTTACCCACCTTTGTTTGCTGTTTCAGCACAGGTGCACATCGAAGCTGTTCGGCTTTATTGTTAACATTATATGACGAAGTCCGGTCAGCTTACTGTATTGTGAGGTGAATATCTCTCACATATATTTGTCCTTTGGGAGCAATCTAAAGCTGTTAATTAAACTTGTTCAAATATTGAGCAGGAAGTGCAGTACTTACATTACAGTTTCCAGCTGCAAATGCCCCCAGCGCTGCAACAACACCAAAGACCAGTGCAACCTTGCTCAGCATGGAATGGCATGAGTGTCTCTCCATAATGTGGGCATGGTGGAATATACAGAACAGCAGAACTAAAGAGGAGATCACAGCTGTTAAAACGCTTATCACTGACACCATATATGATGTGTTAGGCAGGTAAACTCACAGAGAAAGGATCCAGCATTGATTGTGGCTGTAAATAGCGAATTTTGTGGCGCACTGGATCCACTTGAGCTGGAATCACACATCACATTCAGTTGATTGTGTCTCACTATTTGATTCCAATGGAAAGGAtaagtaaaacaggaaattaCATGTGCTGGATTCTCACCTTAAAGTGGGAGCAAAACAACATCCAGTGGTCTGATTTCCATTGCAGCTGCTGTCAACCCCcctgaaaacaaatgaatgagCCTATGTCACATCCAAAGGCTGATTGTGAACTatctacaataataataatatctacAACTCACCAGTCACTGAGAGAGCACACATGATTGTTGGCACGGGCCAGGGCATATCTGGAAATATAAAACGAAAGAACTATAGTGACACCATTTTAATATTTGGGCTCTATAGCGTCCTTGATTTGACAGGAATTAAGATTCAGACTAGTGGATGGTATTTTGTATTACTGGTGTGTTGTAATACAGCATCAAAAAAAGCATAATGTTCCAGGTTTTCAGAGTAAAGGTAGACCTCCAGTCATAAACAGCACATGCCTGTTGAATGAATCAATTTATGAGGCTTTCTGGGAagttaaatgtccagtgtgtgggatttactGGCGGAGAGGGAATACAGTATAAtgagtctgttttctttagtgtataatcacttgaaaataagagttgttgtgttttcctaGAATCCACAGTacagcccagaacagacaaaccaaacactggctctagaaagaGTCATTCATGTATTTGCGTTTTCACATTTtcgcatcagccactgtagttagaagcccATCTGCGATGAgcagcatcggaaaaacactgatttgtaacatgaaagtgctttattcagtgtttctaccatTTTAAATCActaggtttgtttgttttagggaAGAAGAGTCCTCTGCGGACAATTCGGCTCACGGTGAAAACCTCCTAAAggtctggatcttaaattatcagagaaggtgagcacacattaacacattgtGGTCAGCAGCCGACATGCCAAACACTGTCAAaggaacactgatttgtgatgtgacactgctttattcagtgctgtaatcacctggggtctcattaataaaacaatgagTAGGATCCATACTTAAAATGTAcgcagacaaaagccaaaaatatttgacagtttctACCATCAGGCTTCCCCCTAACCATCTTCATCGCCAATTTACCGTGCCCAAAATGCTCGTAAGCAtgtgtcaaagtttctcccattaAGGCTGTCTTTAaggatcacaacttttgcgtgggaagtggcgtatgcctctttcaggccttgttttgtgtgacgcaatgtttataaatgagacccctggtttGTTTAATTTGGAAagaaacagactgcagtgaaTAATCCAgttccctgtaaaaacctcctaaacaattactactgaaggaattctaactggaagaagtttcagctgtttgcagtctgcaatcctcactgccagacaccactaaatccccctaaatcttacacactgaacatttaaatatatgttTTCTAACTCTATAAAACCATAGCAGTAAACTACCATTGTTAGAAGAGAGGATGACTAACTTAGCCCACTGTCCTCCAGTGATATTTCATCATTAGCACCAAATGGATCAATAAACCGCCACAAATTATTCTGACATAGGAAAGAAAGAATTTGTCTGACAACAGTCCAAAGAATGTGCTCATAAATAACTCCACATGGCGGTGGTTCACGAAGCAGAATGAGGaaaaaatatcactgcacgcctACAGAGCTTGAACATTATCAACATGAATAACAAATAGATTTAGAAGAAGTGGACTGACAGGTTTTTCCCCGAACATTTTTGTCCGTTAGTATTTCTCGAAAGTCTGGTGTGCACACCTCTCGACACACAGACAAGCCCATCCACATCTGTCAAGGCTGCTGTTTCATAACATGTGCTCAAGTGTTTTCTCAGACTGCTCTGACGTGGACTTTTAGCAGACAGCACATACAAAGACTGAAGATGTTTCAATAAAACTATGTGAAATGACTgtctgccaaatataatacaatGTTCTATCATCTCTTTTAGTTCAAGGCCAAGTGTTATCAGTATAACCATTGGAATCTTAATGCCCTCCACCAAGAATATACAGTTCAAATACTAATCTTGATGATTATAAAGTAGTCCAGATATGTTGTTGTCAGAAGTGCTAATGAGTTACATTATCATGAAGCAACGGACAACCCGTTTTAATCTATGAACAGAGATATTTACTTAGATAGTTTACAAGTTATAGAACTAATATAAAAGTTCCATTTGCATGACAGCACACAGGCAGAGGCAGTATAAGAGCTGTActtgtaaaaacaaatgaaggaTCACTAGggagtaaaaacaaaagaggaCGTGTGAATTTCTGGGAAACTTACACACTCCATGTTCCGATGAAGGACACCAGGGAGAGCGAAATGGGGAAGACAGTCCACAGCACCATGTCTGAGTTTTGAAGAAGGGAAGTCACAAATCAGAGCAGGGGTTCTTGAAGTCCAAGTGTCGTAAAAACACTCAATGGTAGACCTCCTCAGGGGTTTGCAGATTCCTCATGGAGTCAGCCTCATACCTACAGAGCAAGAAAACAAAGTCCTAACCCTGTATGATGTCAGTGCAGTTCAGGTTCTTCCAGCACAAAGTCACACTGTGTAATGAGTGATAGTCTTCCACTATCCAGAGTACAGTTCTGCTTTTATGGGAGCGTCTCTTTCTTTGCCACTCCTTTGGAGCACCACCTCACCATGACAGACCAAATGTTGGGAAACATGGGTTGGCCTTCTAGACGTTGccacaatgtttgttttaagtCAAACAGGTTAATGCTCCATATCAAATTTTGAGTTGTGTACTCTGTAGAATTTGTTATATATACACTCCAAGGTGTAGTCTCTTTAAACAGAATGTGTGAAGATGTGTGTACAGACACTGGATGTGACGGTTAAAGGTAAATGTCAGAACAAAACGGCATCTCTGTGGAATGCTTTGTATGTTCAGTGACATGCTTTGTTTTACCTGTCATCCAGTGGTGGATTGAACATCTGATCCAGTAAGtgcagttttgaggtacttataCTTGAGTATTACTATTTCATACCTCTTTATATCTCTACTACACTACATTCTGGAggtaaatattgtattgtgttgaacattttaaataaaataataaaataaaacactgtgcatatgtaaaaataacaaataaagaaattaataaGTTAACATAAATGAACATTTCATGTTGAaaaaggagtaggaagaagCAAACTACTTGTCTACTCCTATCCCTGTTTCACTGCATTTATTGGACAGCTTGCTACTTACTTAGCcaattaagtttatttatgtCTAGCCTACATATGATacagtaaaattacaaatgTGGGATCTTTTATTATAACTGAGTATCATTCAACTGTGGTGCTAAAGTAGGCTGCCACTATGActgactgtctctgtctctttattataTTCTGCGTGCTGAAGATTCAGTCAAGTCATCCatgtcatggtaatcttaaatgctatatcataggcaactggacttgctttgAGTTTCTTGTACACGTTTCGCCAGTTGCCTATGACATAGCACTTAAAATATATTCTGCTTCTTTTCAATGCTTCCTTATTATACtgcttcatgtttttatactgtttgcTTATTATAttgttctttgtctttgtaCAGTTTACTTATTTCATGTGCTTATatattgctttgtatttttttccagattCCATTGTAACGTTGAAAGTTTTCCCACTGTGGGACgaataaaggattatcttatctcatcttagCACACTTAGGTAAATGATGTGACTATGTGTTCCACCGCTGCAGTAATATCTCAtatgcaacaacaaaaaaacaaccttggACAATTTGGGGTTTTACGTAAGGGAATAAAATGAAGAAGAGCTATTAAGGCACTTAATGATCAGTTTTTTTATGACTGCACAACAATTAACTATTTTACTCttatttactgtttactgtctttttactatttttttgttccttacaaCCAATTAATTATCTTGATTAAATAACCAGGAAATAAACTAAAGGCATGTCAACATTAGAAACAGGAGTTGTGTTTGTAACTGAGGAGCCTATCATTTAACTGTGGTACTTCAGTAGACCATAATTACTTATGTAAATAATCCATGTGTTTTACCACTGCTGTAGAACAACCTGGGGAAAGATGAGCCTATGATATAACCTACTAAGAGGACACAATGAAGAAAACATATTGTTCAGTATCCTCAGTGACTGTTTATTACTACACAATAATTAACTTTTAAGTAATCTTAATCTTATTACTGAACATTtagttttatagtttatttttctCATGTTATTCTCttataatcaatatttattttcattgtttcacTGAGGAAATAAACTAAAGAAAGGTACATATCAGACATGCATAATCAAACCTCTGGTCAGGACTGTGTGCTGTCTACCACATGAGGTcctcattttcaaaacaaagaaaatggcGACGCACATGAGATGGGGTCTTCAGCGGTTGTTACGGGCAAGAAGTACTGCTCACTTTAGGTTTGAACCTCTCCTGCTGTGACATATCGCTCAGTTAACGTTTTGTGCTGCTGATATGATAAGCTGTGATGCTGCTGTAAAGCATGAAGTTGATTGTTTGACGCTAGCTAGCTAtttagctagctaattagctaAGTAGCAAACTGCGATACTAGGTGACAGTTGG
This genomic interval carries:
- the si:dkey-228d14.5 gene encoding transmembrane protein 150A, with protein sequence MVLWTVFPISLSLVSFIGTWSVYALARANNHVCSLSDWGVDSSCNGNQTTGCCFAPTLSSSGSSAPQNSLFTATINAGSFLFLLFCIFHHAHIMERHSCHSMLSKVALVFGVVAALGAFAAGNCNPGYLALPHYFGAVISFICICFYSVLLTALTKKCVLSGYEKVLYPLRITSCVVQSIVTICHVVLFAQTEYYYVHLSAIFEWMLSVNLELFELSFAVEFWFFSSFMLSNLLNEREEEKPLMMTMS